The proteins below come from a single Coprobacter tertius genomic window:
- a CDS encoding dihydroorotate dehydrogenase electron transfer subunit produces MKKYVLDLKVTANIKLNDNYVLLKFTTLNDEVLPEMLPGQFAEVRIDGSPNTFLRRPISVNYIDKSKNELWLLIQLVGVGTRKLSEKREGNTVNMVLPLGNTFSNPNPGEKILLIGGGVGTAPMLFLGQSLREKGFEPVFLLGARSSKDVLQVSDFQKNGEVLITTEDGSAGEKGYVTQHSVLIDRHFDRIYTCGPKPMMIAVAAYAKAKGIVCEASLENMMACGIGACLCCVEDTQEGHLCVCKEGPVFNIEKLKWQI; encoded by the coding sequence ATGAAAAAATACGTTCTTGATCTGAAAGTGACAGCGAACATAAAGCTGAATGATAATTATGTATTGCTGAAATTCACGACTTTAAATGATGAAGTTTTACCAGAAATGCTACCCGGGCAATTTGCAGAGGTAAGGATAGACGGTTCGCCTAATACTTTTCTCCGTCGTCCGATTTCGGTAAACTATATAGATAAATCAAAAAACGAATTATGGCTTCTGATTCAATTAGTTGGTGTTGGAACCCGTAAACTTTCCGAAAAGCGAGAAGGAAATACAGTTAATATGGTTTTGCCTTTAGGTAATACGTTTTCTAATCCGAATCCGGGAGAAAAAATTTTGCTGATCGGTGGAGGTGTAGGAACTGCTCCGATGTTATTTCTGGGACAATCTTTGAGAGAAAAAGGTTTTGAACCTGTATTTTTATTGGGAGCCAGGTCTTCAAAAGATGTATTACAAGTTTCTGATTTTCAGAAAAACGGTGAGGTATTAATTACAACTGAAGATGGTTCGGCAGGGGAAAAAGGGTATGTGACTCAGCATTCTGTACTTATAGATCGACATTTTGATCGTATTTACACATGCGGGCCGAAACCGATGATGATTGCTGTCGCCGCTTATGCAAAAGCTAAAGGAATAGTGTGCGAGGCTTCCCTTGAAAATATGATGGCATGTGGTATCGGTGCTTGTTTGTGCTGTGTAGAAGATACGCAAGAAGGCCATTTATGTGTTTGTAAAGAAGGTCCGGTATTTAATATTGAAAAATTAAAATGGCAGATTTAA
- a CDS encoding helix-turn-helix domain-containing protein, whose translation MDVRIRQLIENLGLTQAEFADKVGIDRSTLSNALRGRNQVSINIIKKIHETFPRISMNWLMFGEGEAYPEKTIGKNEGTLFDEISFFPETPTNRSNAKEDMQVDEYITEPKIPIQEKKENASSSFENTPAKKVIKIMVFYSDNTFDTFSSDTKR comes from the coding sequence ATGGATGTAAGAATTAGACAACTAATAGAAAATTTGGGGTTGACCCAAGCGGAATTCGCCGATAAAGTAGGTATTGATCGTTCTACGCTTTCAAACGCTTTGAGAGGTAGAAACCAGGTAAGCATAAATATTATAAAGAAAATACATGAAACATTTCCTCGCATTTCGATGAACTGGCTGATGTTTGGCGAGGGAGAAGCATATCCCGAAAAAACAATAGGTAAAAATGAAGGTACTTTATTTGATGAAATATCGTTTTTTCCAGAAACCCCTACCAATCGTTCTAATGCAAAAGAAGACATGCAAGTGGACGAATATATAACAGAACCTAAAATACCGATTCAGGAAAAAAAAGAGAATGCTAGCTCTTCTTTTGAGAATACGCCGGCTAAAAAGGTCATAAAAATAATGGTATTTTACTCAGATAACACTTTTGATACTTTTTCATCCGATACGAAACGATAA
- the holA gene encoding DNA polymerase III subunit delta — MAKKEVDRHLQIISDIRKKNFKPIYLLMGSEPYFIDMITDEIIANALEDADRDFNQTIVYGADVSDISVIINAAKRYPMMAPRQLVVVKEAQLIDKFDDLLYYVQKPLTSTVLVINYKYNTLKNKKIISEIEKAGVVYESRKLYDSEIPGFVSTYLLHKGISIEAKESAMLCDSIGADLSRLTSEIDKLLLTLPENEKRITAADIEKNIGISKDFNNFELLKAIIVRDAAKANLIIQYFEKNPKTNPLVVTISVLFNFYANLMLLYFIPDKSPTGIMSVLKLKSSFQTKDYITALRNYNAFKCIEIISQIRIYDTRSKGIKRAPLTADSDLLRELVYKIIH; from the coding sequence ATGGCAAAAAAAGAAGTCGACCGGCATTTGCAAATCATTTCTGATATTCGTAAAAAGAATTTCAAACCCATATATTTACTTATGGGAAGTGAACCGTATTTTATTGATATGATTACAGATGAAATAATAGCAAATGCACTTGAAGATGCTGATAGAGATTTTAATCAAACTATTGTTTACGGTGCAGATGTTTCTGATATTTCGGTGATTATAAATGCTGCTAAACGATATCCGATGATGGCACCGAGGCAACTTGTCGTGGTAAAAGAAGCTCAATTAATCGATAAATTCGATGATTTGTTGTATTATGTACAAAAGCCTTTAACGAGTACGGTACTGGTTATAAATTATAAATATAATACCCTGAAAAATAAAAAAATAATATCAGAAATTGAAAAAGCTGGCGTTGTTTATGAATCGAGAAAATTATATGATAGTGAAATTCCTGGTTTTGTTTCTACTTACTTATTACATAAAGGCATAAGCATCGAGGCTAAAGAATCTGCAATGTTATGTGATTCTATCGGTGCAGATCTTAGTCGTCTTACCAGTGAAATCGATAAATTATTATTAACTCTGCCCGAAAATGAGAAAAGAATCACGGCAGCTGATATTGAAAAAAATATCGGTATAAGTAAAGATTTTAATAATTTTGAATTACTAAAAGCTATAATTGTACGTGACGCAGCAAAAGCTAATTTGATTATACAATATTTCGAAAAGAATCCGAAAACAAATCCGTTGGTAGTTACGATTAGTGTATTATTTAATTTTTATGCCAATTTAATGCTGTTATATTTTATTCCTGATAAATCTCCTACAGGTATCATGAGTGTTTTAAAATTAAAAAGTAGTTTTCAGACTAAAGACTATATAACTGCTTTACGTAATTATAATGCGTTTAAATGTATTGAAATTATTTCTCAGATTAGAATTTACGATACGCGTTCAAAGGGGATAAAAAGGGCTCCTTTAACTGCCGATTCAGACCTTTTGCGAGAATTAGTATATAAAATTATTCATTGA
- a CDS encoding AMP nucleosidase, translating to MKTKQEIVENWLPRYTKRQINDFSKHILLTNFSKYVEIFAQHFNVPILGEDGNMPNASAEGVTIINFGMGSANAATVMDLLSAVQPKAVLFLGKCGGLKKVNQLGDFILPIAAIRGEGTSNDYFPPEVPALPAFSLQRAVSTTIRNHHKDYWTGTVYTTNRRVWEYDDIFKEYLRKTRSMAIDMETATLFTVGFANQIPTGALLLVTDQPMISTGVKTEESDRKITQKYVDEHVMIGFDSLKMLIDKRTTVKHLRFEEE from the coding sequence ATGAAGACAAAGCAAGAGATTGTCGAAAATTGGTTACCTCGATATACCAAACGGCAGATAAACGATTTCTCAAAGCATATATTACTAACGAATTTTTCGAAGTATGTTGAGATATTTGCGCAGCATTTTAATGTACCTATACTGGGAGAAGATGGGAATATGCCTAATGCCTCTGCTGAGGGTGTTACGATTATTAATTTTGGTATGGGTAGCGCAAATGCTGCGACCGTTATGGATTTGTTGAGTGCTGTGCAGCCTAAAGCGGTTCTGTTTTTAGGGAAATGCGGGGGATTGAAAAAAGTAAATCAACTTGGAGATTTTATACTTCCTATTGCTGCTATAAGAGGTGAAGGTACTTCTAATGACTATTTTCCTCCTGAGGTCCCGGCTTTACCGGCTTTTAGTCTTCAACGAGCCGTTTCTACTACTATCAGAAATCATCATAAAGATTATTGGACTGGTACTGTTTATACCACTAATCGGCGTGTCTGGGAATATGATGATATCTTTAAAGAATATCTGCGAAAAACCCGTAGTATGGCCATCGATATGGAAACTGCCACGTTGTTTACAGTTGGTTTTGCTAATCAGATACCGACCGGAGCTTTATTACTAGTCACCGATCAGCCGATGATATCTACAGGAGTAAAAACAGAAGAAAGCGATCGCAAAATAACGCAAAAATACGTCGATGAACATGTTATGATAGGTTTTGATTCTCTTAAAATGCTTATCGATAAACGTACGACTGTTAAACATTTGCGGTTTGAAGAAGAATAA